DNA from Arthrobacter sp. StoSoilB19:
CCTGCACGGCTTCCCGCAGAACTGGTGGGAATGGCACGGCGTGATGCCCTTGCTGGCCAGACATTACCGGGTGATCGCGCCGGACCAGCGGGGTTTCGGTTGGAGTGATGCACCACAGGGCCGATACTCAGCCGGGTTGCTGGTGGAGGACGTCATCGGACTCATGGCAAAGCTTGGCATCAGCCGAGCCCGCTTCCTCACCCACGACTGGGGTGCCATCGTGGGGCAGCTACTCGCCATGCAGCGGCCTGATCTTGTTGAGGCACTCATCGTTACAGGTGCCCCCGACGTCCACATCAGGCCCAATGCCCGGCTGGTTTTGGTCTTTCCCAAGCTGTGGCACGCCTTCGCCCTGGCCGTTCCATTTATCGGCCCGCGGATCCAGCGGAGCCGGAAGGTGATGCAGCACCTCTTCACAGCATTTGAACCCGCAGGGGGCGTATCCGAGGCGGACATGAACCTCTACAACGCAGCAGCCGCAAAGCCTGCCAGGGCAAGAGCGGGCTCGGCACTCTACCGCGGCACCATCCTGCCAGCCTTCCTGAAGATCATTTTCGGGGTGTACGGCCGGCGCGACTTCACGGTCCCCACCCTCGTCCTTATCGGATCCATGGAACCATCGGCCACCCTGCAACGGATGGGCCACCGCCGCGGCCGGGGCGGCAACGTCACCACCGAGATCGTGCCGGGTGAGGGGCACTTCATCGCCGACCACCGGCCGGAACTGGTCTCCGGCAGAGCTATGGAGTTCTTCAGGACTCCGCGCGCTGCTTGACCCCGCGGAGCACGCCAACTTCCATGTAGTGGTGCAGCGGGTCGCCAATGAAAAGGTCGACGGCGCGTGCCAGCAGCATCGCGCCCGGAACGTTTTGGAGGGTGAAGGCCAAAGCCCGGGTTGCCATGGGAGCGTCGGGCCCGGCACCGCGCGCCGCGGCGCTCAGGTACCCCTTGCCGCGGTACCGGATGATCAACCGGGTGCGGTTCCCCGGCAGGGGCCGCAGGATGAACTGTTCTCCCGCCACCAGGTGCCGCTTGGGCTCAAGCGCGGTGACGGTCGCGTACACGCCCCCGCCATACGGTACCTTGTCGCCCACCTTGAGGTCCTGCAGTTCCGGGTGGATTCGGGTTGCAGACTGTTTGCCCTCGACGTACCGGGCATGGAACAGGGCACGCTCGACCCGGTCATGCGTGTAGAACCCGGCGCGGTAGATTCCCATCTGCACGATCCACGGCCACACGCGCTCGGGCGGGGCGTCGATGCTGATGGCCCTGGTGCTCTGGATCACCGGTTGGGGCTCAAGGTCGTCGCCGGGCAGCCGCTCCACGGCTTCCGTGCCCTCGGTTCCCCAGCGCAGCATGGCCGGACGCCACAGCAGATATGCCGTGATCTGTACGCCGAGCGACGCCGCCAGGAGCTGCAGGCGCCTGCGCCGATTAGCTCCGCCGTCCGTCCGTCGCAAATATCGCAGTCCGGCCATAGCCGCAACATGCCACGGGACCCCCGGCACGCAAAGTGCCGAAGGTCCCGCCGCCCGGGCCACGCAGGAAAGTCACGCAAACGCCCGCCGCGAGGCGTCAGGCCCGCGCCTGCAGCCCCGGCACGCCGTCGCGGATCTCAAAGGAGGCCTTCGTGGCAACGGGTGCGCCCGGCGTCGTCACGTGGTCCAGCACGCGGAAGTCCGCCGTCATGGAGTCCCTGGTGATGCGCGTGTTCACATAGCCGCGGTTGTCGTTGTAGAACTTCAGGTGCGGGTTCCAGGCCATGGTGGCGTCCGTGGTGGAGCCCGTGCCGTCACCCGTGGAGGTGATGGACGTGCACACCAGTTCCGAGCCCACTACGGGGGAGGCGGGGTCCTTGTAGTCCACCTTCACGTCGTTGGCCCAGTGCCGGTGCACATCGCCGGTGAGGACGACGGCGTTGCGCACCTTCGCGTCGGTCCATCCCTGGGTGATGCGGCGGCGGGAGGCCGCGTACCCGTCCCAGCCGTCCATGGAAACGTCGTCGATCTCCGGTGCCTTGTTCCGGTCGCGCTCGGCGAAGAAGACCTGCTGGCCCAGGATGTCCCACCGCTGCGTGGAGTTCCTGAATCCGTCCAGCAGCCACTTCTCCTGCTCGGCGCCGGTGATGGTCCGGTTTTCGGCGAGCCGCTCTGTGACGTTCTTCTTCCAGCCGTCGCCGGCAAGCTGGTCGTCCCGGTACTGCCGTGTATCCATCATGTGGAAGTTGGCCAGCTGGCCCCACTGGATGCGGCGGTAGATCTTCATGTCCGGCCCGGCGGGGAGCGAGGACGGGCGCAGCGGCATGTTCTCGTAGTAGGCCTGGAAGGCTGCGGCGCGGCGCTGCCGGAAGTGCTCCACGCTGTCGTTCAACTGGGCGGCGTCCTGGTTCTCCGGAACGTCGTCCGCCCAGTTGTTGTCCACCTCGTGGTCATCCCACACCACCGCCCAGGGTGCGACTGCGTGCGCTGCCTGCAGGTCGGCGTCGGCCTTGTACTGGGCGTGGCGCTGCCGGTACGTCTCCAGCGTGACGGTCTCCGGGCCCTCGTGGTCACGGGGGTTCCCTCCGCCGATCACGTAGCTGCCCTTCTTGTATTCATAAAGGTAGTCGCCCAGGTGCAGTACCAGGTCCGGGTGGTCCTCCGCCAGGCGCCGGTACGCGGTGAAGTAGCCGCGCTCATACTGCGCGCAGCTGGCGAACGCCATGGCCAGCGCGGCGGGCGTCTCGTGCAGGGCAGGGCTGGTGAGGGTGCGGCCCACGGGGCTGACGTACTTGCCGGTGCGGAACCGGTAGAAGTACTCGCGGCCCGGCTGCAGGCCGCGCAGCTCCACGTGCACCGAGTGCGCGGTCTCGGTGCGTGTCTGCTCCACGCCGCGGGCCACCACCTTCCGCATTCCCTGGTCCTCGGCCACTTCCCACTGCACGGCCACCGGGCGCGACGGCATGCCGCCCAGCCCGTCCTCCGCCACCGGGTTCACGGCCAGGCGCGTCCACAGGACGAAGCCGTCCGGCCACGGCTCGCCCGATGCGATGCCGAGCATGAAGGGATCGGTGCGAAGGCCGGCGTCGTCCGCGGTGGAAACGGCGACGGCGGCACTTGGCAGTGCGGCGACGATGCCGGCTCCGATGCCGGCGGAGATGAGCGTTCTGCGGGAGATGTTGTCCATGGCTTCCACGCTATTTCCAGCTGTTGGACAGGTTTCGAGGAGGATATGAATGGCCGGTTAACGGCGTGACAAAACCTGTTGATGGATCCGCCGACGCTGGAGCCAGAGCGGGATGCGGCGCAGGGCCTTTGGACTCTGGCCCCGACGCGGGGTCGCAGGCAGAGTGGCTCACAACCCTAAGAAGCCAGGGAAAGAGGAAATCATGCCCCGCACCTCCGTCGTCACCGGCGCAGCCTCCGGCATTGGCAAAGCCACCAGGGAACTGCTTGAGCAGCGCGGCGAACGCGTCATCGGGGTGGATCTCCACGATGCCGAGGTGGTGGCCGACCTGTCCACCGCCGAGGGACGCGACGCGTTGCCGGATGCGGTGAGGAAGGTCAGCGGCGGCAGGATCGATGCCATCTACGCCAATGCCGGCCTCGCCGTTCCGGCCCCCGCCACCGTGGCCGTCAATTTTTTCGGGACGGTGGCAACGCTGGAAAGGCTCCGGCCCCTTCTGGCGGGGTCGGACGCGCCACGCGCCGTCGCGGTCTCATCGATGGCCGCCCTCCTGGCCAGCGACAGCGAGCTTGTTGCACTCCTGGCCGCCGGGGATGAACCGGCGGCCATGGCCCGCGCCGAGGTCATGGCCAAGGAACCAGCGACCACGGGCCAGCTCATCTACGCCTCCACCAAGCTGGCGCTCTCCCGCTGGGTCCGCCGCCAGGCCGCAACGGCAGAGTGGGCCGGCACCGGGATCCCCCTGAACGCGGTGGCGCCGGGCGTCATCGCCACCCCAATGACGGCGGACCTGATCGATACCGAAGAGGAACGAAGGTCGCTGCTGGAAGTGGTCCCGATGCCGCTGAACGGCATCGCCGAGCCCATTGTGGTGGCCCGCCTGCTGGCCTGGCTCAACAGCGAGGAGAACACGCACCTCTGCGGGCAGATCGTCTATGTCGACGGCGGCAGCGATGTTGTCCTGCGCGGCGACTCGGTATGGTGAGTCTCCGGGGACTCGGACTTTAGTCCCTGTTCTGGACTAACCCTCAGGCGTAGCTTGAAAGTGGTTCCCGCAACCGCGGGGCGAGCAGTCAAGGGGGCGTCATGACCAGGCCCAGGCATTCGGCACTCAGCATTCTCGGGTTCAGCAGCCTGCTGCTCCTCACGGGGTGCTTCGGCCCTCCCGCCCCGGCCCCTTCCAGCAGTTCCCCGGCCCCCAGCCCCACCGCCAGCAGCGCCAGCCCCAGCAGCGCGTCCCCAAGCACGACGGCGAGCCCCACCGCGTCGGCCACCCCCACCACCCCTGCCAGCACCTCAGCCGCGCCCACCACGTCAGCCGCCGCTCCGCCGTCGTCCGCTCCTGCCAGCCCGCCGCCCACGGCGGAACCGACGCCCACCGGGCTGCCCGAGCAGGTGGCCCCGCTGACCATCTACTACGTGGCCGTGGGTGACAACGGCGTCTCCGGGCCCGCGATCGGCTGCGGTGACAGCCTGGTGGCCACCACCACGGCCCCCGTCCGCTTCACCGACCAGGTGGGCCCCAGCATCAACACCCTGCTGGCCAACAAGAGCCGCGACATCGGCCTGTCCGGCCTCATCAACGTCCTGTACCAGTCGAGCTTGACCTATCTTGGTGGCGAGTTGAACGGCAGCACCATCACCATCTGGCTTTCCGGGCAGTTCATGCTCGGCGGCGTGTGCGACATCCCACGCGCCAAGGCCCAACTGGAACACACGGCCATGACGGCATCCGGTGCCACCAGCGCGCAGGTGTTCGTCAACGGCCGTCCCATCGACGAGGTACTGAGCCTCAAGTAGCGATCCTGGGCAGAACGTACGGCAGCAGACCTGTACGCCCGGCCGAGAGTCTCACGCCATCTGCACATTCGTGCAGTTAGGGCGGTGCTGTCGGAACGGTGCCGGCTCCAAAGGCCACGGGGGCCTCGGCCGCGCTTTATAGCTACTCACCAGTAACAATGAATATCCCGGCGTGCTGGGGCCGGCCGGGTTGCGGTGGGCCGGACGCGGACCAATTCCCCGCACGTTCGTGCAGGCGGGTCCACCTGCGGGTCCAGGCTGCCTAGCATTTCTAGGACCGCACCCCGGGCACCGGCAGGCACACCGCCGCTGGCACCTCGGGCCGCGGAACCCCTGCTGACACGCGAACAAAGAGGTTTATATGTCACTGCTGAAACGCGCCCTGTCCGTCGCCGCAGCCGCCGTCCTGGCAGGCTCGCTCTCCGCGACTCCCGCCCAGGCCGACACCCTGGACATCGCGCCGCCGGGCGCCAACGACTGGTCCTGCAAGCCCTCCGCCGAACACCCGTACCCCGTGGTCCTGGTGCCCGGAACCTTCGAAAGCATGGCGAAAAACTGGTCCACGCTTTCGCCCTACCTCAAGAGCGCCGGATACTGCGTCTTCGCCCTCAATTACGGCGAGACCAACGGCGTCTACGCAACCGCCCCGGTGGCCGACTCCGCGAAGGAACTCGCCCCGTTCGTTGATGCCGTCCGCGCCGCCACGGGTGCGCCGAAAGTGGACCTGGTGGGCCACAGCCAGGGCGGCATGATGCCGCGCTACTACATGCACCTGCTGGGCGGCGCCAAGTACGTCCACCACCTGGTGGGCATTGCGCCATCCAACCACGGCACCCAGGGCCTGATCGTGCCGCCGCCGGATGCCGTCCCGGATCCCGCCTACACCACCCTGGGCTGCGCAGCATGCGCGGACCAGCAGGCCGGGTCGGCGTTCATGCAGGAACTCAACGCCAAGGGCGATACCGTCGCCGGCCCGTCCTACACCGTGATCTCCACCGTTTATGACGAAGTGGTGATTCCCTACAACAGCCAGTTCCTGGCGGGACCGGCCAGGCAGGTCACCAACATCACCATCCAGGACAAGTGTCCTGCCGATGTCTTCGAACACGACCAGACACCCAACGATCCCGTGGTGCACCAGTTTGTGGCGAACGCGCTGGGCCAGGCCTCCGGCCCGGCGGACCCCGCGTACCAGCCCAGCTGCCTGTAGCCCGGACCGCCTTTACCAGCCGCGCCCGGCCCCGGCACCCACGCGCCGTGCCATGATGAGAGCCAGACAGTCCCAAGGAGGTATCCGGATGGACCACACACCTGGCGGCACGGAGGGCGGGGTGGGGCCGGGCCCGCTGCAGCATCCATTCTTTGCCCGGGCATTTGCCCGGGCCGTGGGCGGCATGGACCGCCGCGGGGCAGCCGACCACCGCCGCCGCGCCCTGGCCGGCCTGCGTGGATCAGTCATCGAAATTGGGGCCGGGGCCGGCTCCTCCTTCCCGCTGTACCCTCCCGCCGTCACCCGCGTCCTGGCCCTGGAACCCGATGACTACCTCCGGGCCCTGGCGCAGAAACAGGCCGCCACGGCCAGCGTCCCCGTAACGGTGGTTGCCGCCGCCGCAGAGAACATTCCGGCGGAGACCGGCAGCGCCGACGCCGTGGTGGCCAGCCTGGTTCTCTGCAGCGTCAAGGACCAGGC
Protein-coding regions in this window:
- a CDS encoding alpha/beta hydrolase, coding for MEGKVAAMPELDGVTHRWMNIRGIRLHIAEAGSGDPLVLLHGFPQNWWEWHGVMPLLARHYRVIAPDQRGFGWSDAPQGRYSAGLLVEDVIGLMAKLGISRARFLTHDWGAIVGQLLAMQRPDLVEALIVTGAPDVHIRPNARLVLVFPKLWHAFALAVPFIGPRIQRSRKVMQHLFTAFEPAGGVSEADMNLYNAAAAKPARARAGSALYRGTILPAFLKIIFGVYGRRDFTVPTLVLIGSMEPSATLQRMGHRRGRGGNVTTEIVPGEGHFIADHRPELVSGRAMEFFRTPRAA
- a CDS encoding alkaline phosphatase D family protein, producing MDNISRRTLISAGIGAGIVAALPSAAVAVSTADDAGLRTDPFMLGIASGEPWPDGFVLWTRLAVNPVAEDGLGGMPSRPVAVQWEVAEDQGMRKVVARGVEQTRTETAHSVHVELRGLQPGREYFYRFRTGKYVSPVGRTLTSPALHETPAALAMAFASCAQYERGYFTAYRRLAEDHPDLVLHLGDYLYEYKKGSYVIGGGNPRDHEGPETVTLETYRQRHAQYKADADLQAAHAVAPWAVVWDDHEVDNNWADDVPENQDAAQLNDSVEHFRQRRAAAFQAYYENMPLRPSSLPAGPDMKIYRRIQWGQLANFHMMDTRQYRDDQLAGDGWKKNVTERLAENRTITGAEQEKWLLDGFRNSTQRWDILGQQVFFAERDRNKAPEIDDVSMDGWDGYAASRRRITQGWTDAKVRNAVVLTGDVHRHWANDVKVDYKDPASPVVGSELVCTSITSTGDGTGSTTDATMAWNPHLKFYNDNRGYVNTRITRDSMTADFRVLDHVTTPGAPVATKASFEIRDGVPGLQARA
- a CDS encoding SDR family oxidoreductase, with the translated sequence MPRTSVVTGAASGIGKATRELLEQRGERVIGVDLHDAEVVADLSTAEGRDALPDAVRKVSGGRIDAIYANAGLAVPAPATVAVNFFGTVATLERLRPLLAGSDAPRAVAVSSMAALLASDSELVALLAAGDEPAAMARAEVMAKEPATTGQLIYASTKLALSRWVRRQAATAEWAGTGIPLNAVAPGVIATPMTADLIDTEEERRSLLEVVPMPLNGIAEPIVVARLLAWLNSEENTHLCGQIVYVDGGSDVVLRGDSVW
- a CDS encoding GerMN domain-containing protein — its product is MAPLTIYYVAVGDNGVSGPAIGCGDSLVATTTAPVRFTDQVGPSINTLLANKSRDIGLSGLINVLYQSSLTYLGGELNGSTITIWLSGQFMLGGVCDIPRAKAQLEHTAMTASGATSAQVFVNGRPIDEVLSLK
- a CDS encoding alpha/beta fold hydrolase, which gives rise to MSLLKRALSVAAAAVLAGSLSATPAQADTLDIAPPGANDWSCKPSAEHPYPVVLVPGTFESMAKNWSTLSPYLKSAGYCVFALNYGETNGVYATAPVADSAKELAPFVDAVRAATGAPKVDLVGHSQGGMMPRYYMHLLGGAKYVHHLVGIAPSNHGTQGLIVPPPDAVPDPAYTTLGCAACADQQAGSAFMQELNAKGDTVAGPSYTVISTVYDEVVIPYNSQFLAGPARQVTNITIQDKCPADVFEHDQTPNDPVVHQFVANALGQASGPADPAYQPSCL
- a CDS encoding class I SAM-dependent methyltransferase, with the translated sequence MDHTPGGTEGGVGPGPLQHPFFARAFARAVGGMDRRGAADHRRRALAGLRGSVIEIGAGAGSSFPLYPPAVTRVLALEPDDYLRALAQKQAATASVPVTVVAAAAENIPAETGSADAVVASLVLCSVKDQAAVLAEIRRVLRPGGTLAYYEHVRSRHPVLARAEDVLTPLWGRFMGGCHLNRDTLAAITAAGFTVQDNQRFGFAVQRLNPPLAHILGTATSPGPPG